The stretch of DNA GAATTAAGAAGGTTAAACAATTTACTGAAAAACCAGAACTTAAAAAAGCAAAAGAGTTTTTACATTCAGGAGATTATCTATGGAATTCTGGTATGTTTATTTGGAGTACAAAATCCATTATAAATGCTTTTGAAATTTTTGCACCTAATCTACATCAGGTATTTTCAAAGGCACATTCTATTTATTTTACTGATCAAGAAGAAAACTATATAGAAACTGAGTATCCAAAAGTTGAAAAAGATTCAATTGATTATGCAATAATGGAAAAATCAGATAAAGTTTTTGTGATTCCTTCTTCTTTTGGGTGGAGTGATTTGGGAACATGGAATTCTATTTATGATCATCTGGAGAAAGATGAAAATAAAAATGCAACAAGAGGGAATGTACTGTCTTATAATTCAAAGAATTCATTAATTGTAGGAAATGAAAAGAAAGTAACGGTAGTTGAAGGATTGGAAGATTATTTTATAGTGGATACAGACGATGTTTTGGTTATTTGTAAAAAAGAAAATGCTCAAGATGTTAAATTGTATGTAAATGATGTACGTAAAAATTTTGGAAAAGATTTTGTGTAAATTTAGAAAGTAAAGAT from Flavobacteriaceae bacterium UJ101 encodes:
- the manC|cpsB gene encoding mannose-1-phosphate guanylyltransferase (Involved in GDP-mannose biosynthesis which serves as the activated sugar nucleotide precursor for mannose residues in cell surface polysaccharides. This enzyme participates in synthesis of the LPS O7 antigen. Belongs to the mannose-6-phosphate isomerase type 2 family.; KEGG: phe:Phep_2062 mannose-1-phosphate guanylyltransferase) — protein: MENHYAVIMAGGVGSRFWPASTEEQPKQFHDFLGTGRTLLQQTYDRLSKVVPKENIYFVINRKYKSLVLNQIPETTEMHLIMEPAAMNTAPCIAYASYKIHAKNPEAKLFIAPSDHLIMFQDEFVRIAKMALQEAEVEDRLITLGIQPNRPETGFGYIQYEFSEKRIKKVKQFTEKPELKKAKEFLHSGDYLWNSGMFIWSTKSIINAFEIFAPNLHQVFSKAHSIYFTDQEENYIETEYPKVEKDSIDYAIMEKSDKVFVIPSSFGWSDLGTWNSIYDHLEKDENKNATRGNVLSYNSKNSLIVGNEKKVTVVEGLEDYFIVDTDDVLVICKKENAQDVKLYVNDVRKNFGKDFV